In candidate division KSB1 bacterium, one DNA window encodes the following:
- the hutH gene encoding histidine ammonia-lyase: MKHTLDGKSLTLEILAEVARGDAELELSGEALSRMENARRVIENILHSGRVLYGVNTGFGKLADVRISPDDLQTLQTNLILSHACGSGPALPAPEVRAVMALKLNALLTGYSGCRTVLAHYLHHLLAKDVLPVIPEKGSVGASGDLAPLAHLALVLIGRGEALVQGQRVSGREALRFVDLQPLELAAKEGLALINGTQFMAAVGSLAYLQLSTLTRSADICGAMSAEALLCTPVAFDQRIQVARGYAGQQQVAANLRRLMADSPIRNSHLQCQRVQDAYSVRCLPQVHGAVRDYLQPLRETFTIELNAATDNPLVFAEDGEVLSGGNFHGHPLAIACDLIAILATHLASMSERRIAFMMDSTLSELPPFLVKNSGLNSGFMIAHVAAASLVSENKVLSHPASVDSIPTSANKEDFVSMGAHAAVKARHAVQNALQVLAIELVCACQALDLRLPLEPGPATRAVRNLVRAHVPPLTEDRLLADDLAAAAHLLASGAVLREAESVIGEL; this comes from the coding sequence ATGAAGCACACCCTCGATGGCAAATCCCTCACGCTGGAAATTCTCGCCGAGGTGGCACGGGGCGACGCCGAGCTGGAATTGTCCGGTGAGGCACTGAGCCGCATGGAAAACGCGCGGCGCGTGATCGAAAACATTCTGCACAGCGGCCGTGTGCTGTACGGCGTCAACACCGGCTTCGGCAAGCTCGCCGATGTGCGCATCTCGCCCGATGATCTGCAAACGCTGCAGACCAATCTCATTCTCAGCCATGCCTGCGGCAGCGGCCCGGCGCTGCCCGCGCCGGAAGTGCGCGCGGTGATGGCACTCAAGCTTAACGCCCTGCTCACCGGTTATTCCGGCTGCCGCACGGTGCTGGCGCATTATCTGCACCACCTGCTCGCCAAAGATGTGTTGCCGGTGATTCCCGAGAAAGGTTCGGTGGGTGCCTCCGGCGATCTTGCGCCCCTGGCGCATCTGGCGCTGGTGCTCATCGGCCGGGGCGAGGCGCTGGTGCAGGGCCAGCGAGTCAGCGGCCGCGAGGCGCTGCGCTTCGTTGATTTGCAGCCGCTGGAACTGGCGGCGAAGGAGGGGCTGGCGTTGATCAACGGCACGCAGTTCATGGCGGCGGTGGGCAGCCTGGCTTATTTGCAACTGTCCACGCTCACGCGCAGCGCCGACATTTGCGGCGCGATGAGTGCGGAGGCGTTGTTGTGCACGCCGGTGGCGTTCGACCAGCGCATTCAAGTGGCGCGCGGCTATGCCGGCCAGCAGCAAGTGGCGGCCAACTTGCGGCGGCTGATGGCCGACAGCCCGATCCGCAACTCCCATCTGCAATGTCAACGCGTGCAGGATGCCTATTCGGTGCGCTGTCTGCCGCAGGTGCACGGCGCGGTGCGCGACTATCTCCAGCCACTGCGTGAAACCTTCACCATCGAACTCAACGCCGCCACCGACAATCCCCTGGTGTTCGCCGAAGACGGGGAGGTGCTCTCCGGCGGCAACTTTCACGGCCATCCGCTGGCGATCGCCTGCGATCTCATCGCCATTCTGGCTACGCATCTCGCCAGCATGAGCGAGCGCCGCATCGCCTTCATGATGGACAGCACGCTCAGCGAGTTGCCGCCTTTTCTGGTGAAGAACAGCGGGCTGAATTCGGGCTTCATGATCGCCCATGTCGCCGCTGCCAGTCTGGTTTCTGAAAACAAAGTGCTCAGTCATCCTGCTTCGGTGGATTCGATTCCGACGTCGGCCAACAAGGAGGATTTCGTCAGCATGGGCGCGCATGCCGCGGTGAAGGCACGCCATGCCGTGCAGAATGCCCTGCAGGTGCTGGCGATCGAGCTGGTCTGTGCCTGCCAGGCGCTGGATCTGCGACTGCCCCTGGAGCCGGGGCCGGCCACCCGTGCGGTGCGCAATCTCGTGCGCGCGCACGTGCCGCCGTTGACGGAAGACCGGCTGCTGGCGGATGATCTGGCGGCGGCCGCGCACCTGCTCGCCAGCGGCGCAGTCTTGCGGGAAGCGGAAAGCGTTATTGGAGAGCTGTGA
- the guaB gene encoding IMP dehydrogenase: MEKVIGEALTFDDVLLVPQASAVLPGEVDLRTGFTRRIALNIPLVSAAMDTVTEANLAIALARQGGIGIIHKNMSIEKQAAEVDAVKRSESGMIYNPITLAPNNTVREALQLMSRYHISGIPVVEGELLVGILTNRDLRFEDNVDLPIHQVMTRDNLITAPLGTTLEAAERLLQEHRIEKLPIVDKRGRLKGLITVKDIKNKKMYPNAAKDERGRLRVGAAVGVGRDTLNRAAALVQAHADVLVVDTAHGHSEGVIKTVRQLREAHPEVDLVAGNVATEAGALALIEAGVDAVKVGIGPGSICTTRVVAGVGVPQITAVMDCARVCRKFDIPLIADGGIKQTGDIAKAIAAGADTVMLGNMLAGTEESPGEMIYLEGRSYKTYRAMGSISAMRQGSSDRYFQEGRKKLVPEGIEGRVPYRGKLADVVFQMIGGLRAAMGYVGAATIAELQEKGRFVRITSAGLRESHPHDVIITHEAPNYKLHGSN; the protein is encoded by the coding sequence ATGGAAAAAGTCATTGGTGAAGCCCTGACCTTTGACGACGTGCTGCTGGTGCCGCAGGCTTCCGCCGTGCTGCCCGGCGAGGTGGATTTGCGGACCGGCTTTACGCGGCGCATCGCCCTGAACATTCCGCTGGTGAGTGCGGCGATGGACACCGTCACCGAAGCCAATCTCGCCATCGCGCTGGCGCGCCAGGGCGGCATTGGCATCATTCACAAGAACATGTCCATCGAGAAACAGGCTGCCGAGGTCGATGCGGTGAAGCGCTCGGAAAGCGGCATGATCTACAATCCCATCACGCTGGCGCCCAACAACACCGTGCGCGAAGCGCTGCAGCTCATGAGCCGTTATCACATCTCCGGCATTCCGGTGGTGGAGGGTGAGCTGCTGGTCGGCATCCTCACCAATCGCGACCTGCGCTTCGAGGACAATGTTGACCTGCCGATTCACCAGGTGATGACGCGCGACAATCTCATCACCGCGCCGCTGGGCACGACGCTGGAGGCCGCCGAGCGCCTGTTGCAGGAACATCGCATCGAAAAACTGCCGATCGTCGACAAGCGCGGCCGGCTGAAGGGCTTGATCACGGTCAAGGACATCAAGAACAAAAAAATGTATCCCAACGCGGCCAAGGATGAACGCGGCCGGTTGCGGGTGGGTGCGGCAGTGGGCGTCGGCCGCGACACCCTGAATCGCGCCGCGGCTCTGGTGCAGGCGCATGCCGATGTGCTGGTGGTGGACACCGCGCACGGCCATTCCGAAGGCGTGATCAAAACCGTGCGGCAACTGCGCGAAGCCCATCCCGAGGTCGATTTGGTCGCGGGCAATGTGGCCACCGAAGCCGGCGCCCTGGCGTTGATCGAAGCCGGCGTCGATGCGGTGAAAGTGGGCATTGGCCCCGGCTCGATCTGTACCACGCGCGTGGTGGCCGGCGTTGGTGTGCCGCAAATCACGGCGGTGATGGATTGTGCCCGGGTGTGCCGCAAATTCGACATTCCCCTGATTGCCGACGGCGGCATCAAGCAGACCGGTGACATTGCCAAGGCGATTGCCGCGGGCGCGGATACCGTCATGCTGGGCAATATGCTGGCGGGCACGGAAGAAAGCCCCGGCGAGATGATCTATTTGGAGGGCCGCAGCTACAAAACCTATCGTGCCATGGGGTCGATCTCTGCCATGCGCCAGGGCAGCAGCGACCGCTATTTTCAGGAGGGGCGGAAGAAACTGGTGCCGGAGGGCATCGAGGGCCGTGTGCCCTATCGCGGCAAACTGGCGGACGTGGTGTTTCAAATGATCGGTGGTTTGCGAGCCGCGATGGGGTATGTCGGGGCTGCCACCATCGCCGAGCTGCAGGAAAAGGGCCGCTTCGTGCGCATCACCTCCGCCGGCCTGCGGGAAAGCCATCCGCACGACGTCATCATCACCCACGAAGCCCCGAACTACAAGCTGCACGGCAGTAATTGA
- a CDS encoding dihydrodipicolinate synthase family protein — protein sequence MQKSERPAALTLQGVFPPIPTPFEDGRFAPHRLTDNLNRLHDTGLAGYLLLGSNGEAPLLSHAEKLEVLRVARRAIPANKIMIAGTGQESTAATCLFTQQAADLGAAAALVLTPAYYRDRMSHEALRRHFETVAEASPIPVLIYNVPKFTSLNLAPGLVAQLAAHPNIIGMKDSAGNLGQLLELREKTPADFQILAGSDGVFFSALVHGFGGGILALSNIAPRACVTLVEWVQAQRWQEAAALAKKLAPVGRLIVSRLGVPGLKAALDELGYFGGAPRPPLLPLNAETRRDIREVLRQAELL from the coding sequence ATGCAAAAAAGTGAAAGGCCCGCGGCACTCACGCTGCAGGGAGTGTTTCCGCCGATCCCAACGCCTTTTGAAGACGGCCGCTTTGCCCCGCACCGCCTGACGGACAATCTCAACCGGTTGCATGACACCGGGCTGGCCGGCTATCTCCTGCTCGGTTCCAACGGGGAAGCGCCACTGCTCAGCCATGCCGAGAAGCTGGAGGTGTTGCGTGTGGCGCGGCGTGCGATTCCCGCGAACAAAATCATGATCGCCGGCACCGGACAGGAATCAACGGCGGCCACCTGCCTGTTCACGCAGCAGGCCGCCGACCTGGGGGCCGCGGCCGCGCTGGTGCTGACGCCCGCATACTATCGCGACCGCATGTCACACGAGGCCCTGCGCCGGCATTTTGAAACCGTTGCCGAGGCCTCGCCGATTCCGGTTTTGATTTACAACGTGCCCAAATTCACCTCTCTCAATCTTGCTCCCGGCCTGGTGGCGCAGCTCGCGGCGCATCCCAACATTATCGGCATGAAAGACAGTGCCGGCAATCTCGGCCAGTTGCTCGAGCTGCGCGAAAAAACGCCCGCAGACTTTCAGATTCTTGCGGGCTCCGATGGCGTTTTCTTTTCCGCGCTGGTGCACGGCTTTGGCGGCGGCATTCTGGCATTGTCGAATATCGCGCCGCGGGCATGTGTCACGCTGGTGGAATGGGTGCAGGCACAGCGCTGGCAGGAGGCCGCCGCCCTGGCGAAAAAACTCGCGCCGGTGGGGCGGTTGATCGTCAGCCGGCTGGGCGTTCCCGGCTTGAAAGCGGCGCTCGATGAGCTGGGTTATTTCGGCGGCGCGCCGCGCCCGCCGCTGTTGCCGCTGAATGCAGAAACGCGGCGTGACATTCGGGAGGTGTTGCGCCAGGCAGAGCTGCTGTGA